A single window of Nicotiana sylvestris chromosome 3, ASM39365v2, whole genome shotgun sequence DNA harbors:
- the LOC138887126 gene encoding uncharacterized protein, whose translation MPFGEVGDMNNFISCFKVSLGELRDAQEADAVKVEISLQGGGRLASISDGVSDSVGYDFPGVVKAAEKFMRHVIAIFCAFLLVLGIILCHSNFSAMPQCKDMYDHTFLRLHKEPSYHEKECKKLTLMLRDSDALPIREEKDLGELRAALETALREKVDLAVKVEQNGSQLSQLYKEISGLRKQSEVATEELATSQDLLRNARKEVAALATAKSKVERNATIDLEDATTTHKIARDVSIAAQQKLARDIIHVKVDARRETLEEIGAIGVDLSADLEGARELERELVLLIAHDEGEESSDEESTSFSSYSIVAMIVTSMSDSGVERSSSYDLHLAFDKLKSELLRSEAPLRETLDREKFLKILCTEKKNKQVSLRREVDRNRSHVIRLEKQIVSANDSVLANMIARLSSKLLKAKT comes from the exons ATGCCTTTTGGGGAAGTCGGTGACATGAACAACTTCATCTCATGCTTTAAGGTCTCATTAGGGGAACTGAGGGACGCTCAAGAAGCGGACGCCGTCAAAGTAGAGATCTCTCTCCAAGGTGGAGGCCGTCTTGCCAGCATCTCTGATGGTGTTAGCGATAGTGTTGGTTATGACTTTCCCGGCGTCGTCAAGGCGGCGGAGAAATTCATGCGGCATGTGATAGCCATCTTTTGTGCATTTCTTTTAGTCTTGGGCATCATTCTTTGTCATTCTAACTTTTCCGCTATGCCACAATGCAAGGATATGTACGACCATACCTTTCTTCGGCTCCACAAGGAGCCTTCTTACCATGAAAAGGAGTGTAAGAAGCTTACCTTGATGCTGCGGGATTCGGATGCTCTCCCTATCCGGGAAGAAAAAGATCTAGGAGAGCTCCGAGCTGCGTTGGAGACAGCGCTCCGTGAAAAGGTCGACCTTGCTGTGAAG GTCGAGCAGAATGGTTCACAGCTTAGCCAATTGTACAAGGAGATCTCCGGGCTGAGGAAGCAAAGTGAAGTAGCGACTGAGGAGTTGGCGACATCCCAGGATCTTCTTAGGAATGCTCGCAAGGAGGTTGCTGCCTTGGCTACGGCCAAGTCCAAGGTCGAAAGGAATGCTACCATTGATCTAGAGGACGCAACCACGACGCATAAAATAGCTCGTGATGTATCGATAGCAGCTCAACAAAAGCTAGCTCGAGATATTATTCATGTTAAGGTAGATGCGAGGAGAGAGACATTGGAGGAGATCGGAGCTATAGGCGTCGACCTCTCCGCTGATCTCGAGGGAGCCCGCGAATTGGAGAGAGAACTGGTGCTTTTAATTGCCCACGATGAGGGCGAAGAAAGTAGTGATGAGGA GTCTACATCTTTCTCTTCCTATTCTATCGTAGCTATGATTGTTACGTCAATGTCCGATAGTGGGGTGGAGAGGAGTTCTTCCTATGATCTGCATTTG gcctttgacaagcttaagtccgagctATTACGTAGTGAGGCACCATTGCGGGAGACTTTGGATAGGGAGAAATTCCTTAAGATTCtttgtacagaaaagaaaaacaagcagGTTTCCCTGCGGCGCGAGGTGGACCGAAATCGGAGCCATGTGATCCGCTTGGAGAAACAG ATCGTCAGCGCAAATGATTCTGTTCTGGCGAATATGATTGCAAGGCTCTCGTCCAAGCTTTTGAAGGCGAAGACCTAG